The genomic region CTAAATTGCCATTAAATTACCAATTAAATAAGATCAATTTTTGACCGCCTCCTTTAAATTTCGACAAAATTCGGCGATCGCTTCTAGTCCCTGATCGGGTGTACCCTCTGCCAATCGCTTGACTACCGCACTACCTACAATTGCTGCATCAGCTCCCCAGTCTCTTACTTGACGTGCTTGTTCTATGTCAGAAATACCGAATCCCACACCTATGGGTTTATCTGTAACACTACGGATTTTGTCTAGTAGTTCGGAAACTCGATTTTCCATTTGTGAGCGCATACCAGTGACACCAGTAACACTTACCAAATAAATAAAACCTTGAGAAGCATGGGCGATCGCCTCTATTCTTTCCCTAGAGCTTGTAGGTGCTATGAGAAGGGTGAGGTCAATTTCTTGCTCACTTGCTGGTTTCAAAAGGGTTGCAGACTCTTCCAAAGGTAAATCTGGAACTACTAAACCCGACACACCAGCGGATTTAATATCGTCTAAAAATCTTCCAATTCCTCGATGTAAAATGGGATTATAATATGTAAATAAAATTACAGGTGCTTTCAATTTAGGTGTAGTAGCCTTGAGCATTGTCAACACCTGTTCTAAAGTGGTACCTTTTTGTAGTGCGCGGGTAGCAGCAGCTTGAATTACTGGGCCATCTGCCAAGGGATCAGAGTAGGGAACACCTAATTCAATAATATCAGCACCAGCACAATCTAGTACTTCTAAGGCTTGAGCCGTAGTATGTAAATCGGGGTCACCAGCAGTAATAAACGGAATCAGGGCGCACTCTTGATTCCGTCTTAAATTTTCAAAACAGCGAGAAATTGCGGTCATCAGTTAGTCATTGGTTAGGGTTGATCATTGGAATCAATCTTAGCTTGTATTCTGGCCAACTCTTCCGGGGAGAGTTCATCCAGACGCTTTTGGAGAAAAGCCTTTTCATACTCTTCCCGCTGTTGGTGGTAGGTCATTTTTTTACTCCCTGCACGGAATAGATAGGTTCCCAACCAACCCATTAAACCTAGCACCAGTAGAACCTGACTCCAAATTCCCGCGTCTTGACTATTCAAACCAACCAACTGTAGCACCCCATAGGCCAATCCGCCTAAGAAGAAGATCCCTAAGGTAATAGTAATTGCGTCAATACGTCGCATGAGAGTTGTGACCTACCAAGTTACTAGTTAAATTAAGTTAAACAATTTGTCTGGGTCTGGGTCGAAAATTGGCAATGGGGGAGAGCAACAACAAACCTGGGAAGAAGAAAAAGACCAAGAAGTACATAAATCCACGTTCCACAGAAGTTGCTGAATACCAGCGCCAGTTGAGATAAAACATAACGATCAGTGGTATGGCTAACAGATAAGCTCCAGCCAAAGCTAAATACAGTAGTGCTAAAAGCATAATTTTGGGATGGATGAGAGAATACTATTTAGTGCATATACCATTATATAGCTTATAGCCCCCACACTACCTAACCTAGTCCATGGGAAAAAATTTTCCCCAACCTCTTGACAAAGTATGGGAAAAGCAGCATGATGTTATGATGATGTTTTGGCATCTAAGAACCCTAAGGGGGTGTGGCGGAATGGTAGACGCTGCGGACTTATAAAAGTGAGCCTTGTTAGAGAAATCTTTCAAGTGTAAGCTCTCAAACTCAGGGAAACCTAAATCTGATGAAATTTAATCAAACAGACAAGGCAATCCTGAGCCAAGCCCAGTAAATTTTCATGCAATGTTTCTGGGAAGGTGCAGAGACTCGACGGGAGCTACCCTAACGTGAAGACGAGGGTAAAGAGAGAGTCCAATTCTTAAAACCCCAAAGGTAGTGGCGAAAGCTGCAGGAGAATGAAAATCCGTTGACCGTAGAAAGTCGTGGGGGTTCAAGTCCCCCCACCCCCATAAAAGTTAAACATCAAAATCCACAGCCAGTTTAAGTCCCCTACTTCTTGTAGAAGTAGGGGTTTTCTTGTGAGTATCTATTCTACAATCCTGGTAGTTCCAAACCACCAGTTAACTCTTCCATGCGTTCCCGCATAGTCTGGGTAGATTTGAGGTAGGCATCCTTCATAGCTGCTGTGACTAGATCAGAAAGCACATCTGGTCCCTCATTAAGTGCATTGGGGGAAATCTCTACCCTTTTAGGCTCCTGGTTACCACTAATAATTACCTTAACTAGTCCACCACCAGACTCGCCCAGAATTTCCATCTGCTCCAATTCTTCTTGAAGACGTTTGGCACCTTGTTGCATCTCCTGAGCTTTTTTAAAAGCGTCCGCTATTTCTTTTACTTTTCCCAAACCAAAACCAAATCCCTGTCCTTTTCCTGTCATAGTAAATTTTCCAGTTGTGCTGCGAATAAAAAATCAAAATCAATTATAGTCGTCCCTACCAAATCAAGAATAACCATCCAAAACGGGAAATCGGCCAATCATTTTTACCTCTGGTTCCAATAAGATTGACCACTGATCTTGGATTTGACGTTGAATATGGCGAATGAGACGGAAAATATCGTTGGCCTGAGCACCTCCACGATTAACAATAAAGTTAGCATGAAGTTGTGCCACTTGGGCCCCACCAATTTGATAGCCTTTTAATCCAGTTTGCTCAATTAACCATCCTGCGGTCCGGGGTAAAGGATTGCGAAACACACTCCCACAACTGGGAAAATTGTAAGGTTGAGTGGAAAGACGGTGCTGCTTGTGTTCTCTAGTTCTAGATGTGACTTTAGCTGGGTCTGCACCTGGTTGAAGTTGAAAAGTAGCTTGGGTGACTATACGCTCACTTCCTTGTAACAAGGAGCTGCGATACTTGTAACCCAATTGGGACCTATTCACAGTTTCTAAAGTACCATCGGGAGATAGTAACTCCGCGCTGACCAACATTTCCCCCATACAATTATTATGTGCTCCTGCATTCATCACAACAGCACCACCCACAGTACCTGGAATGCCAACTGACCACTCTAGTCCTTCCCATCCTAAACTTGCTGCTTCCCATGCTAAACTGGGAATGGATTCTCCTGCAGCTACTGTTAACCGACCTGTTTGGTTATCAAAATATTTGTAACGGAAGTGACGGGTAGCAATTACCATTCCTGGTATACCTTCATCACTCACGAGTAAGTTAGAACCTGCTCCCAATATTGTGATGGGTAAATCCAGAGCTTGGGCATACTCCACAGTTGCTTTTATGGCCATTAAATCCCGGGGTGCACTGTACCACTGGGCTTTTCCTCCCACTTTGTAGGAGGTAAACCCAGATAGGGAAATGTTGGACTTAATTACACAATTAGTTCCAGGTAAATAAATAATTTGATTATCATCTGAATTAACTGTTGTTTGTTTATTTTCCGTCAAAGTAGGGACTATGCGGGGACTAGCAGAGGACTCAGAAATTATCATTGTTAATGTAAATTGGTAGCTTTATTAACATCTCAAACGCAATATTTAGGCTAAAACACGGATAATTTAGCCATCCCTAAAATGTGACTGTGACTGGTTGACGCAGTGCACTGATAATTTCTGGAATTGTCTGATTTAAATTGCCAGCTCCAAGAAAGACCGCTAAATCCCCCGGACGTAGGGTGGATAATAAAACCCGGGGAATTAGGGCTAAACTTGGTTGATAAATTACTTGTGGGTGTCGTTTGGCAATTTCTGCTGCCAATTTTTCACCACTAATTTGCTCACAACTGGGTTCACCAGCACTGTAAATATCAGTCAATACAACTAAATCCGCATGGGTGAAACAATTGGCAAACTCATCCAAGAAAGTCCGCACCCGACTGTAACGGTGAGGTTGAAAAATCCCTACTACTCTTTGCCCCGCTTTCGCTTGTAAACGGGCCGCTGCTAGAGTGGCACGGATTTCGCTAGGATGATGGGCATAATCATCAATGAAGGTGATGCCATCTACTTCACCCCTGAATTCAAATCGTCTCCTGGCCCCTTCAAAGGTGGCAAGACCCTTGGCAATTTGCCCGAACTCCAAATTTAACACCCTTCCTACCGCCACAGCTGCTAGGGCATTACTGAGATTATGGCGACCTAAAAGTTGTAAGCTTAATACTCCTAGAGACTTACCTTTTTCCCAAACCAAGGCCGTTGTCCCGTCTGCGCGATAGTCAATGTTGGTGACTGTATAATCAGCACCTTTATCTGGATCTAAACTATAACTGATTCCCGGTTTTAGGCGATCGCATACTATGTCACAATCAATACTACCTACTACAACTTGACAACCTCGGGCGAAGGTTTGGAAAGTCTCCACCACCTGTTCCAATGTTGCATAATGATCAGGGTGATCTAGTTCAATATTAGTAATTATCCCAATTGCTGGAGCATGTTTTACCAAGGAACCATCGGACTCATCAGCTTCTGCTACTAAATACTTACTTTCTCCTAATCTAGCATTTCCTTCCCAGGCATTGACTTCTCCTCCTACCACAATAGTTGGGTCAAGACCTGCTTCTAATAGCATGTAACCTATCATGCTACTAGTTGTAGTTTTACCATGGGTTCCAGCTACAGCAATGCTATGATATTCAGCGATTAAAGCTGCCAAGACATCAGAACGATGTAGAATGGGGCAGCCTAATTCTAGCGCCGCCCTATATTCTAAATTATTATTGTTAATAGCTGTAGAACAAATGACCTGGGGTAAACTTTTTTGTTGGGTGGATAATTGGTCTGATGGGTTTGATAATATATGGCTAGTATGGCTAGAAAATGCTCCGGGACGGAAGAATTCTAGATTACTGGCCTCTTGTTGATTAAAAATATGAGCCCCCAGGGACTCTAATTTGCGAGTAATCTGGTTAGGGCGCAGGTCTGAACCGGAAACGGGTAATTGGCGCTTTGCCAGTATGTAGGCTAGGGCGGACATTCCTATGCCCCCAATACCAATAAAATGAAATGGTCTACCACTAAAATCTATATAGCTATTCATCTTTTATTCCTCTGGCACCACACCAACAAATCTTTGCGACACGGGTATCATAACAGGATTTTGATTTTTGGAGATATAGCTTTCGCAATATTTCTACATCCAATCTGTATCCAAAAACTTACAGGTCAATTTTTGACTGAGTTTGTGTTTACTGGACAACAATATCC from Cylindrospermopsis curvispora GIHE-G1 harbors:
- the trpA gene encoding tryptophan synthase subunit alpha — translated: MTAISRCFENLRRNQECALIPFITAGDPDLHTTAQALEVLDCAGADIIELGVPYSDPLADGPVIQAAATRALQKGTTLEQVLTMLKATTPKLKAPVILFTYYNPILHRGIGRFLDDIKSAGVSGLVVPDLPLEESATLLKPASEQEIDLTLLIAPTSSRERIEAIAHASQGFIYLVSVTGVTGMRSQMENRVSELLDKIRSVTDKPIGVGFGISDIEQARQVRDWGADAAIVGSAVVKRLAEGTPDQGLEAIAEFCRNLKEAVKN
- a CDS encoding DUF3007 family protein, coding for MRRIDAITITLGIFFLGGLAYGVLQLVGLNSQDAGIWSQVLLVLGLMGWLGTYLFRAGSKKMTYHQQREEYEKAFLQKRLDELSPEELARIQAKIDSNDQP
- the ndhL gene encoding NAD(P)H-quinone oxidoreductase subunit L; translated protein: MLLALLYLALAGAYLLAIPLIVMFYLNWRWYSATSVERGFMYFLVFFFFPGLLLLSPIANFRPRPRQIV
- a CDS encoding YbaB/EbfC family nucleoid-associated protein, with amino-acid sequence MTGKGQGFGFGLGKVKEIADAFKKAQEMQQGAKRLQEELEQMEILGESGGGLVKVIISGNQEPKRVEISPNALNEGPDVLSDLVTAAMKDAYLKSTQTMRERMEELTGGLELPGL
- the murB gene encoding UDP-N-acetylmuramate dehydrogenase, which translates into the protein MIISESSASPRIVPTLTENKQTTVNSDDNQIIYLPGTNCVIKSNISLSGFTSYKVGGKAQWYSAPRDLMAIKATVEYAQALDLPITILGAGSNLLVSDEGIPGMVIATRHFRYKYFDNQTGRLTVAAGESIPSLAWEAASLGWEGLEWSVGIPGTVGGAVVMNAGAHNNCMGEMLVSAELLSPDGTLETVNRSQLGYKYRSSLLQGSERIVTQATFQLQPGADPAKVTSRTREHKQHRLSTQPYNFPSCGSVFRNPLPRTAGWLIEQTGLKGYQIGGAQVAQLHANFIVNRGGAQANDIFRLIRHIQRQIQDQWSILLEPEVKMIGRFPVLDGYS
- the murC gene encoding UDP-N-acetylmuramate--L-alanine ligase, translating into MNSYIDFSGRPFHFIGIGGIGMSALAYILAKRQLPVSGSDLRPNQITRKLESLGAHIFNQQEASNLEFFRPGAFSSHTSHILSNPSDQLSTQQKSLPQVICSTAINNNNLEYRAALELGCPILHRSDVLAALIAEYHSIAVAGTHGKTTTSSMIGYMLLEAGLDPTIVVGGEVNAWEGNARLGESKYLVAEADESDGSLVKHAPAIGIITNIELDHPDHYATLEQVVETFQTFARGCQVVVGSIDCDIVCDRLKPGISYSLDPDKGADYTVTNIDYRADGTTALVWEKGKSLGVLSLQLLGRHNLSNALAAVAVGRVLNLEFGQIAKGLATFEGARRRFEFRGEVDGITFIDDYAHHPSEIRATLAAARLQAKAGQRVVGIFQPHRYSRVRTFLDEFANCFTHADLVVLTDIYSAGEPSCEQISGEKLAAEIAKRHPQVIYQPSLALIPRVLLSTLRPGDLAVFLGAGNLNQTIPEIISALRQPVTVTF